One genomic window of Entelurus aequoreus isolate RoL-2023_Sb linkage group LG07, RoL_Eaeq_v1.1, whole genome shotgun sequence includes the following:
- the wfdc2 gene encoding WAP four-disulfide core domain protein 3 isoform X2: MEKAAVCALVVALLQINTVFTQGPEHNLTGILPKPAKPGVCPRRNWGSGMCAEFCSDDSDCPNKDKCCHNGCGHECIAPYKVKPGRCALPQGTPMCAEYCYHDGQCPGEQKCCRTTCGHACSEPC; encoded by the exons ATGGAGAAGGCTGCAGTGTGTGCATTGGTTGTTGCACTTCTGCAAATAAACACCGTTTTCACTCAGGGACCTGAACACAATTTGACAG GGATTCTTCCAAAGCCAG CCAAGCCAGGAGTGTGTCCTCGCAGAAACTGGGGTTCTGGGATGTGTGCGGAGTTTTGCTCTGATGACAGCGACTGTCCAAACAAGGATAAATGCTGCCATAACGGATGTGGGCATGAGTGCATTGCACCCTACAAAG TGAAGCCAGGCCGTTGCGCTCTGCCCCAAGGAACACCCATGTGTGCGGAGTACTGCTACCACGACGGCCAGTGTCCAGGAGAGCAGAAGTGCTGCAGAACGACCTGTGGACATGCCTGCAGTGAGCCCTGCTGA
- the wfdc2 gene encoding WAP four-disulfide core domain protein 3 isoform X1 produces the protein MEKAAVCALVVALLQINTVFTQGPEHNLTGILPKPGHCPRLLQVVPSHKGCTCDEDCPTDHKCCVFNCGAVCVPPAFTKPGVCPRRNWGSGMCAEFCSDDSDCPNKDKCCHNGCGHECIAPYKVKPGRCALPQGTPMCAEYCYHDGQCPGEQKCCRTTCGHACSEPC, from the exons ATGGAGAAGGCTGCAGTGTGTGCATTGGTTGTTGCACTTCTGCAAATAAACACCGTTTTCACTCAGGGACCTGAACACAATTTGACAG GGATTCTTCCAAAGCCAGGTCACTGCCCTCGTCTCCTCCAAGTGGTCCCATCACACAAGGGGTGCACATGTGATGAAGACTGTCCCACGGACCACAAATGTTGTGTCTTTAACTGTGGAGCTGTTTGTGTCCCCCCTGCCTTTA CCAAGCCAGGAGTGTGTCCTCGCAGAAACTGGGGTTCTGGGATGTGTGCGGAGTTTTGCTCTGATGACAGCGACTGTCCAAACAAGGATAAATGCTGCCATAACGGATGTGGGCATGAGTGCATTGCACCCTACAAAG TGAAGCCAGGCCGTTGCGCTCTGCCCCAAGGAACACCCATGTGTGCGGAGTACTGCTACCACGACGGCCAGTGTCCAGGAGAGCAGAAGTGCTGCAGAACGACCTGTGGACATGCCTGCAGTGAGCCCTGCTGA